The DNA segment gtctaatacaacaaTCCTGCAATAGACTGTCCCTTCATGAGGCTTATTCTGTGCAGTTTTTGCTGTGTTAAAGAGCTGATTCAACTGTACCCACTGTGAAGGATATAGTCTGTGATGCTGTATTTTGCTATGTTGACAGgtgttcctattattttgtccacctcgTTCAACCTAATGAGGTAGGCTAAACAGCAGACACACCTTTTACAATACAGTAAAACAGCACCACACATTACAGCCACCAACGTaatcatacagttgaatcagcacctcCTAACAGTTAcaacataaactgaacattacaacTCTCATGAAGAAGGAGTAATTACaagactgttgtattagactgtatTATTAGACTTGTCAAATCTGACCCACATTAAACCAGAGAAGCTCAAGTCTGCTTCAGATTTCTGAAACATTTCTTCTatttatgaaaacacaaaaagggcTATTTCACCTCTTTCCCTACTATCTATACTTGTAAAGTCTGGACCAAATTACCTCAGATAAGTAAAAGGTAGCGTCTAACCTGCTTCAGAATAACAGGGGgaaatgtttagatttttatcCCAGAGTTTTGTCAGGGGACAAATCACTCAGAGAGACACATTGAGGTCACAAATTAGGTTAAGCTTATTATTTCCGATCTTTCCGCTAGTCCTTGAAGGCAGCACCAGGCCTGCCGTCGCAGTTGCCTGAGGAGCTCCCCGGAACCGTCAAACAGCTTGCGTGCCACCGGCTGCAATGTCGGCAGCGGACAGGTGTCCGTCCAAATGAGCGACCCCGCGTGAGAGAGAGTGGCTGCTTCATTTAATAGCTCCtaacagctttaaaaacaacatggcAGACCTGTGGAGTTATCGATCGTGCTGCGGTTCTTCACCACCCAACTACAGCAACAAGACGCACTTCTGCTGATACGCGAGTCCCCGCAGCGGCTCGCCTGTCGGTCTGTTTCTGTCTTACAAAAGCGTCCACGTTTTGTCTAAGTACCATTTGTTGTTGGGGTTATCTGAGCTCACACTTGAGTCGGAAACAGCGGCGGCAACATCCCGAGGAGGAGCATCCCCCTGGTGTTTATTAGAGGAGTGGACGCACCACAAGCCAGGGACTCGACTCTGAGACAGACAAGAGCAAACATGTTCGAGACCAGAGGAATCCCCTTTGTCCTGCTCGACCTAGCCTGTCTAATTCTGGGTATGTGCTTAAACGTCTTTTGTTTATTGCTGTGCACCgtcttgttgctgctgttattgATATAAACCGATTTGTGAGCAGATATAATCCTCCTGTTCGGCTTGCCATCACGTGAAGGGAGTGGTGAATGTTTAGTAGCCCACGAGTGTGAATTACTGAGACTTGACTGTGTTTACTAATTTATTTCAACCTGTAATGGTACCAGTCAACATGTCCATGTCTCTTGTGAGATCTGTTTAGTATATGTGTGTAAGTAGGCCTGCGAGTTTAGATTTAGTTCCTCAGTACAATGAAGAATTACATGTTCTGTGTTTCCATTGTATGCAAATTAGTGCcacttcagtttattttcaatGGTTTAAGATACTCAGGGGAATCTAATGGTTAATAGCTCGTAATTATATGTTTTTCAGAGTGCAACAAATTttcaaaatacattaaatgcaGCATATATCAGCAATAATTCATATCATTAATATTGTATCGCTTATAGTGTATATGTAATGTTTCCATAGTTTAAAGTTCTCACTGACTCATTTCCTTTACTCAATTAGTCAAAATCGAAGTATAAATATGCCTGTGTAGATGTCTACTGGAATATGATTTGAGATAGCAACCAAcaatttttttcatcagttaatCTGGTCTTCAAATGCCACATGTGGTctaataaaactgacaaaatccaaagatattattattatatttactatGTGTTACAAGGAAAAGCATtaaatcctcatatttgagaaTGTATAACCAGCAAAAATTTGACAAATTTGCCTATAAATGACCAATTGATTAACTGACTCAATGTAAGAGTGAATGAAGCTGTAGTTTACTTTTGTCAGTGCATACAATGACCCTAACCCTTTCTTACATCAGTTTAGGATGTTGCTGAGAAACTGTTCTAAATGGCAGTGATatctttcagtctgtttcaaACCCACGAACCAAGACTGACTCAACTCCTCTAAGTTTTCTGGTTCGTGAAACCATGTGGTTTCCTCTCAGAAGGTCTAAAACCACTGCATGGTGGGCTCATGTTAGGTCTAAAATATATGTACTGTCTCTCAGCCTCTCAGTCTTAAAGTCTTTGAATATAGGAGTCATTGTGTAAGTGCTCGCAGGGCTGGTCTGTCGAGTTTTGCTGCGTTGGCAGACATTGTCTCTGGAGCTTTAAATCTGATTATGAATGATTGATTGGTACCATCACTCATAAAGCTCTGGTTTCCCTTGCCCAGTCTGCAGTATGTATCAACATTACACTTTTGCTTgtaggaaaaaataaacattgttTCTCTTAAACATCCCCTGAACATATAAATATTCTGTTTGACATAATTATTTGTGTCAGATACATTTTTACACTCAAAGTTCAATTatccattaaaacatttaaacttcATCTGCTCCTTCTCCCTAATTAGAAAATCCTGAATCTATGAATATACAAATGTTACTAATTTAAAAACTTTAACCACTAAACACAAGTCCACCCTCAGCGTATGTACACTTGAGGTTTCAAGTTTTGATAGTTATGCTTGTCCAAGTTGCATATTGGACCATAATTGGCCTCTAAACTAGTTTTAAACAGATAAAGCGATGAATGTGGAAAAACAGCCATCTGTTACCAAACACATACCTCATTCTGCACAGTGGAGGTCAACAGTAACAATAAGCAGAACATGTTTTGGAGTGCTGCGGGACTTAGACGTATTGATGAAATCCCAAGGctacagatttattttacctTAGCATAATTTAGCAAGTGCCTTACATCAGAACACAAGAGCAGTGAGAAGCAGAATGACTGTACAATATCAGAGTGCTGTCTGGACGACTGATGCTGAAGCAAACTTGATAATTCTGaataatgacacacacagactattTAATTATAGTCTATCATCTGTGTGAGTCTGTCTCCAGACTGAGGCAGCAGTCATGCACAGCTGCATGTTACCACGAGCACGTAcatgcagtaaaaacacaacTCAATAAATCAGAGAACTGAGAGAATTATTTTCTGAAATGCACAATGAACAGGAGTAGAATAGGCTGCAGGCTGCCAGTGAgtcttgaaaatgaaaagttatGGAAATGTATATTTGTGGATTATGGACAGAAATATGTATTTGTAATGACATAcccacattttttcatgtgtatATGTCAGGAGGCCCTTTAGTTGCTGAGTTCTGGAGATGAGAACAAACTTAAGTGTAACACTGAAATTAGAAAGTGACTCGGGGGGTCCTGCTGTCAGCCTGGGTGTGTCTGTCCTGACTGTTTGGCATCTCCAGCTGTTGTAGCCAGTCAACTTAGGATGGCACAGCTGAAGGTGTCACAACAGCTGCAGAAACGACAGGCAGAGCAAAAATACCAGGCAGGATTAAAGTAGAAGTTAAGTAGTTTATAGCCAGATTGTTGGGGAAAGTATATCTTCAGTTGATGTCATGTGTTTGTTCCTATTCTGCCACTCGTAGACTTGGCCTCGTTAATGTGCATTACAGCTCAATAACAAACCCTCACTTTCTGCTTGAGTGGATAAACGACTGTCTCTTTTCCCCACTATACAATGGGCTAAACGGGCCAAACAGCCAGAGAAATGACAGCAGCATTATGCTCAGACTTTGGACTGTCAAAACTAATCAGCATAATTTGTTATCTTTATGGTATTTTATCTGTAGGGAGTGTTAAGCTATGTCCACAGCTCCTTTCATACCAGTTTGAGTCAATGCTCCATCCAAAAACTTCACAGTCCTCCCTGCTGAAAAACTACCAAAAGATAACGTAATTTTTTGGACTAAGGAAGTCACTGCTGTCaagtgtttttactgtgtaatACATCATGTTACGGAGTGTCTGATTGAGCTTAGTAATACACATTTTCTGAGGTCATAACTCAAGGATAAGGCGGGCAATATTTTCTGATCTTCTAACTGTGAACCTGTGATGAAAAgaccaacaaaataaacaagGAATGGATGCTATAACAAGTATTGTTTGTTATAGCTTATTTTTTTAGAGCTTCATAGTTAGTCTAAGGAGAtagtccaaaaactattaaactCAAATGAATGTGCCCTTAGAGACATATTCCTTTATTGTGATGAACATGAACATTGTGGTTTATTTTTGGTCGGTTCCAGATGCACTGTTCTGTTCCTGTAAATGGTCACTAATGTACCAAATGGGAATAAATCCatggctgaaaatagtcctcaacaAATGCACCATCTAGTTTCGTGAGAAatatttgcttaaaaaaatgcAGAACCCAGCTGTTTTAGGCAATTATTTATCTAGTTTTAAAATTGGATGCACATATGTAAACATCAGTAGGAACAAATGGGCGTGTGGCTGAGTGTTGTAATGTACTCAGAggtggttttggtcttttcatcaGGTTTAATGGCACTATCAAGCATTTGCAGAATTAAGCCAGTCTTATCCTTAAATTCAACTGCTAGTAAGGTTGAGGTCTCTCATTTCTGTCATTAAGACTAAGTCATTAGTTATGATGCTAATTCATTTCCACATGAAAGATGACAGATTGGAAGATCACAACCCTTTTCATTCAGCACCCTCACTTTCTCTGCCATGCTTctcttgacctctgacctcttccAATGGTAACTGCTCCTCCTGATCTCCATCCACAGGAGGTCTGCCTCTGGCAGCCTTCAACCTGGGTAAGATCCGCCCTTACCAGAGGGGCTTTTTCTGTAACGATGACAGCATCAAGTACCCTTTCCACCACAGCACAATCACCTCCACAGTCCTCTACACTGTGGGCTTCAGCCTGCCCATTAGCTGCGTAAGTAGGAGTCAGTCAAGGCGGGTATGACATACACGACCTATCTCAACGTAAATATGTTAACTTGGCAACCTCATGTGTAactaataacaaaaacattccAAGGTGTGGCAGGGATTGGTTTACTAGCACACCTACACTGGAACACTTAAATGATTTTTGTTACCAGCTACacatgtttttcctgctgtgagaAGGGTCTGTTAGGACTGTCAGAGCCAGCAACAACTGTACGTTACGTCACAAACATATTTCCAGAATCTAATTCAGGATGCATTCAGAAAGACTAGCTGTTTGATGCTATAGATCACTTTGTTTGTACAATAGCCAGCTACCAATATATACAGTAGGTTTTGTTTAGTTCTGCTACCATTTTTCTGTGTCAGATTTGTGGCATTGTTGGCGATGGTAGGGTATAGTATGGTCAAAGCGAAGGAGGATGTCCACTTAAAAACaattgaaacaaaataaaattagccatagagtaaatgtaaaatccttttgcatccacacacacatgaataataGATAGATATATTTCTTTTACCAATATCTCACTTAATACAGACTAGTTTATAAAGCTTTCTGCTATAAATTAGATTAACTTTTAATCAGTTAGTAGGTCAACATGTTTCCAAACATCTTTATTTTCAATGAATAGTCCAGCACTAAACATTTCGTTCAGCCAAACACACGTAAGCTCAACTTCATACAAAAGACCCAAACCACAGATTCATCTATTAAGCTAAAAATGGTTGATATGAAGTACGgccaggcttttttttttttttttttttttttgtttaatctctTGGGTGAACTTTCTGTCGCTGTTGTTAATTAATGCATCTGACGTGCGTGCTGCCTGTGCTGCATTCCTCTGTTCCTTAAAATAGGTGGAATGCTGTCCTGGACCAAAGCCATTGTTGTTGGAGAAGAGGCAGAAAGTGccgcttgtgtgtgtgtgtgtgtgtgtgtgttgtgcttttgcttgggtgtgtgtgtgggtgcccTGCATTGTTGCCTTATAGTGTCAGTGATTTATCTCTTCCATCTTGTCTTATATATGTCACGAGTGATCTTAACCTCAGTCTGTAATGCTTTCCTTATTCTCAAATGATACTGcagtctattttttttttaacaactctCTGTGCCAAAGGAAGGTGTGGAAGAATATGTGGGATTCAGAGTGGTTAGAGATTGAAAGTCAGTTATAGGAAGAGAAGTGTGGTCTTTTGGTAAAgagaagagagataaagaaacaaTTGTCACTGTTTGAAAGGAAGTGAATGAGAAAGTGTGTTGGTGGAGTGTTTCATGTAAGGGACGCACAGTATGAGAGACCGCTGCTTTTTCTCACATGCTGACAGCCTCTGCTTCCTGTTGGTGGGAAGTCAACTAAACAAAAATTCCACGACTAAAAACTCGTCTGCTGAACCCGTCACAGCCTCAAAGAGAAAGCAATGAGGCTCACTTCTCAGTAACCTGcccagaaatgtaatttttgtgCTCTCAAGTTTGACTTTTCTATATTAACAACCACTCCTTATCAGCATTTAACTGTCCTGTTTCCATGCCAACACTTTAACCATTAATATGTGAACCTCAATGTCCTCGGGAGTCAGTGAGGATGCAGAGGATGCAACGTTTTGTGTGACCCTTGCCCGCGGCTGCCGTCTCCTACTTTGCACGATGGGCAGGCGCATGCTGTTGCATCAGGAGTCGGGGTCCGAGCCCCTGTGACATCTTTGTaacctgtatttttttttccccttcttctctcaTTGCTTCTCTGCTAGCTGGACTCCCATTTGTAATACTCACTGCGCAACACAGTCCTTTCCGCCGAGGCTTTTTCTGTAATGATGATTCAATCAAGTACCCCCTTAAAGAGGACACCATTTCCTATCAGTTGTTAGGAGGTGTCATGATTCCCGTCACAGTACTCACTGTAAGtgcatctgttttgttttctgctaaCGGTTTTCTCTGTGGTACTTTCTTAAATTTTCCTTTTTACAGTTGCTGCTTTACTTTTAtactcttctctcttttttcttaaTCCATGGTTGCTGCTATATACATTATTCTGtaataatgtatgtgtgtttaattgCTTGCACAAGCCATCACTACCATTAACTGAGACTTAATTTCCTAACAGCATGAGGTAGAAACTGACAGACTGTTAATATGAAATTTACCACCACttaattaatctgcagctgctgtgacagcttgcagaaagaaactgaatacaacaaaatgtaagTCTTCAATGCAGAAGTGACCTGGGTCTGCTGAATAGAATTTTAAATAATGCAGTAGCACTTCAGCTGTCTAGGGTAGATACTCATATAATATATAAGCAGTGAAAATGTAACTTCCCTGAAGACTATTGAAGTTTTGCAAAAAGTTTCCATAATATAGGTTTTACCTtgatggatgaaaaaaataaaactgacaaccAACCTAtataaaaaaatgcatttagcCACACTAAGTTGAGGTGAAGCAGCTCTTTGAAAAACAGGCACCGTCAACAGCTTTTATGTCAGACAAGTCTTATGTCCTCTGGGCCTGTTGTGTGTAAGCAGTgttgcaaaacaaacacattcatatgcACCTTAATCACAACATTGCTGACAAGAAGATTCTGTGAGTCATTCCTCTGACGTTTCACTCATCACTATGAGCACATATGTACTACCTTAAATACACAAATAGTGTTTCTCAAGAGATCTTATAAATTTAATGTCAACATTTAGATCAAACCAaattatgtgtttattattttaagtGGACACCATCCTCCTGCCGAGATATTTTTCAGAAGGAAGCAGTGGGTAGAATCACTTCCAGTTTTATCAATCATAAGAAGTTATAATTTTAAGGAGGctttatttaaaggaatagtctgaAAAAACTGATCTCATTTATCAACACatcatatcttgtttgtttaccCCTACAAAAAGTTAAGGTGGTATACTGGTAGGCAGATTtctttacctttggacagagccatgTTAGTAGTTTCCTTCTGATCCACATCTttatgccaagctaagctaactggctgctagctGTAGTTTCATACTTACCAATATGGGATGTGAGAGTGGAATCAGTCTTGTTGttcaagaaagaaaagaattgtGTTTCCCAAAAAgccaaactattcctttaaatactGTCACAAAAACAAGCTTGATGTGAAATCTAAAAACCTAAACTTTTTATCACTAATTATTATCACTTCATTTTAGATGTAGATTGTAATGATGGGATTAGGGAGTTTTTGCTGGCTCTGATGTTGTAGATTTAACTCAGGTGCATCTTTTAATTTTCATGTGGTCCATCTTGTATTTGTGCACAGACCTCTAACTCTGTATCCCTCCCCCCTTACAGATGATCTTTGGCGAGTGCCTTTTAGTTTATCTAAATCGCATCAAATCCAAGTCGTCTTTCGGCAGCTACCTTGCCTGTGTTTACAAAGCCATCGGTACCTTCCTCTTCGGTGCCGCGATGAGCCAGTCTCTGACCGACATAGCCAAGTATTCCATTGGTCGGCTCAGGCCACACTTCCTGGATGTTTGCAAACCTGATTGGACAAAGATCAACTGTTCATTAGGGGATTATATCGAAGACTTCAAGTGCAGTGGAGACCCGACGATGGTCAACGAGGGCAGGTaggtgttattattattactccTATTTTTGTCTCTTCCCCCCTTTTTTGTTTCAGGTTGATTTTCATACTTCAAGTCTCTCTGAACATCACTTTCTTATTACAACTACTTCGTCAGAGAAGATCTGAGTGTAGTTCAGTTATTTCTTTCTCAAAGCAGTGAgctcagtgagcagcagcaagTGGTGACAAGTGCTTTACAGACTTTTGTCACCCTTGTTTTTACACACAGGCTGCCCTACTTTGCttaatttctctttttgtaTGCAGTGTGAACGGAATACCTGTAGACACCACTCAACAAATTttagggtaaaaaaaaatgttccagcttctcaaaaaGCGATTtggtgcttttctttgtcatatgacaCTGGAtggaatatttttattatttgaattaaactgtcaaaataGATCACTTTAGACTGCTTTCAGTATGCACTGACATTGTATAGCCAAAACTACTAACAGACTAATTTatattgaaaataattgttagttgcagctctagatgaatgaatgaatgaaatagtTCAGGATTTTAGATGTTTCCTCTTGAAATTTAGACTTAAACTTGTACCACTCATGTTTTGTTGCTCAGTAGATTAATGAAATCTGACAGATAGAAAGCCCTGAACCTGCGTTGTTTTGTAACACACTCATGGTGCAGGTACAAAGGGTGAAGGTTAAATATGTCACTGAACTAGGAATAATTATATAATGGCTTTTTTCCCCTGTGAGCTGGCAACtgttatttcagtctgtttttattgaagtgCTCGAGATTACTGGTGTGGAATTAACATGGGCATGAtacaacaacagaggaaaaaaaataaacaaaaagagggagaaaaaaaggaaaaacaacctGGGTACCCAATGATTTCCCAGTCCAGGAATGTGTTGACAGGACAGGTTTAATAGAGGACATGATCACATCTTTATGTTTCTTTACATCTCTTCATTGTTAGTAGGTATTTTTTTCACAATAATCGAGAGAATCACTTAAAATGAAGGAATTTCCAAATCAATCTTCGTTACCTACCTCATACTGGGAGTACGGGAGAATATGtgtaaaaacaatacaatacaaatccaacatttaacatttcaaaagagaacaacaggaagtaaacacaTCTACTTGCCCTGATCCACCACtgttaataaagttaaattaaatacTAAAATCTAGTGATTAAAATTATGTATAGAATTAAAAATCTGTTACTTTCTGAAAAtatctgaatgttttttttaaactgaagcAATGTTGCTATGAATTGTGAGGAATTGGTTTgtctaaaaaaataatcttcttttaatttacctgttttatttattttttttgttgttgttttttttaggtttcTTGCTTGTTGTTGACTGTAGACTgaattaagttttaaaaagtttaccAAGATGTGTTGGCATTGGACCAGTATGTCCCCTGAGAAGCTGTGCAACTCTGAGTTTCAAGTGAATATGTGCCCATTGATGATATAAGGCAGCGTTTTAAGTAAGAGGCAGTGTGAACTGTTTTTTTAGAGCCTGGAGATGGTAGGATTGAGTAATATTACAGGAATGTAAAGTTTGTTTTGATTATAATCTCTGTCCCTTATCAGCTCAGAGCAGAGGGAAGTATAGTGGGAGGAGAGGATATCCACTTCTCATTCTGACGTAGTAAGGACCACCAAGAGCAGCGGTAATTATAGAAGCAGAGGCCTAAATAGTGACATCAGCTGTGCCAATTGTATTGGGTTTATTATGGGCTATGAGGAACTTTCTACtcttttctattctgttctacTTAAAGGTCAGATTATTCTACTCCTgtggtcagagtgtgtgttgtcatttgaaTACAGATTTCCTGAGCTGCAGCCTTTTGATTTCAAGAGCTGAGTGGAAATGTGCCCACCCGCCCCTCTCTCCTCTCGGTTATCTGCTGTACATTTACCAGGGTGTGGTGCACGATTGTTGACATTTCCTGGAGCCCTACAACTACTTTGaagtctgtattttttttaaatgtagcataaagacacaaacatttatcaACAGGCCAAGAGACCGATCTGGTGAGTCTAGGAAGATCTCCAGAGCTTTTAAGATTAATGAGACACTGTGTTtccagctcctctgtgtgtgtgtgtgtgttttggatggTGTGCTCATCACTAATAGAGCTAATAAATGCAGCAGGAGAGGATAAAGTAGGTTGTGGTAGCCTGCTCTGTGGATCATCTTACAGTAATATGATTCCTCCCTTGGTTTAACTTGCATGGGAGAGAGGAGGCCGACTGTCAGGAGCTGTATGAGTGTTTGTTatatgaaaaagagaaatgccATAGGTACTCAAAGCCTGAGTGCATTATGAAAAAGCAGTTCTCTTGTAAGGTTGGAATCCATAAGAATATATGACGAGTGAAGCTCTCAGTGGGTCTAAACAGGCTGCAGTTTTAATCTGGATGCCACACAGGATGTATGGAGGTCAGCATTATTATTGCATCGGGCAGTTGGATTTTGTTACCAAGTACCATTTAATTAGTCAGAGTCTTCTCTAACAAACACTGTTGGCCAAATTATTAGGTAATTGGATAAGTTATGACGATGATGAATTTCAAGCCAAGTTTCAGGGTTTTCCAGGTaaaatgaatatatttgggtacttttggactgttggttggagaAAAGCAGTCTGAAAGCATTACTTTGTGATGGGCACTGTGCAACATTATCTGGAATTTCATAGAGTAATCAATTGatcaaacattcaacaaatcagtctaatgaaaataactgttagtcGCAGccctgacagaaaaacaaaaaacaatttcatttgtgagatttcatttgtgtttcagtctaACTGTTGTATAACTTTGCAGAGTAAAACCCCACAAGAGCtgtttagtttttctgcatGTCCATGGTCCATTTAGAGGGATTTACCTTGCTAATTTATCCGGATAACTCTAAACCTACGTCTTAGAACAAGCAGCATTGTCCACAGTGCCGTCCAGACTCTGAATACACATCTTATCCTACACTGTGAAGCCTTAACAAGTGCCACAGTGGAATAGCACACCAAGTACAGTAACATTACaccgtgtgtctgtgtgtctgtgtgtgtacacggCTGTTGCTGTAGACGTGGTCcagacaacagtaaaaaaaaaaaaaaccagcacTGTTATTATAAACAGGAAGTATCTAAGGCAGGGAGGACTGGCGGGATTGCTTCTTTTTAATCTACCACATCCCTCAACATCACAAAACACATGCAGCAAAAAAACCTCACCTGTCAGTGAACATCGACTCCACCAGAAACCCCAAATATGGGTGTGCCAGGATGTTGTGGTGTTGGGTTTGTGTTGCTGACTAATACATGTATACTAATGACTAAGATATTAATACAAGATGTGCCAG comes from the Lates calcarifer isolate ASB-BC8 linkage group LG9, TLL_Latcal_v3, whole genome shotgun sequence genome and includes:
- the plpp1a gene encoding phospholipid phosphatase 1 isoform X2, yielding MFETRGIPFVLLDLACLILAGLPFVILTAQHSPFRRGFFCNDDSIKYPLKEDTISYQLLGGVMIPVTVLTMIFGECLLVYLNRIKSKSSFGSYLACVYKAIGTFLFGAAMSQSLTDIAKYSIGRLRPHFLDVCKPDWTKINCSLGDYIEDFKCSGDPTMVNEGRLSFYSGHSSFSMYCMLFLALYLQARLQVEWARLLRPTIQFFLIAASVFTGLSRVSDYKHHWSDVLTGLLQGALMAILVVFFVSDFFKPRVDSHKDVDMRHTTLQETPTNGNHFESPN
- the plpp1a gene encoding phospholipid phosphatase 1 isoform X1, which gives rise to MFETRGIPFVLLDLACLILGGLPLAAFNLGKIRPYQRGFFCNDDSIKYPFHHSTITSTVLYTVGFSLPISCMIFGECLLVYLNRIKSKSSFGSYLACVYKAIGTFLFGAAMSQSLTDIAKYSIGRLRPHFLDVCKPDWTKINCSLGDYIEDFKCSGDPTMVNEGRLSFYSGHSSFSMYCMLFLALYLQARLQVEWARLLRPTIQFFLIAASVFTGLSRVSDYKHHWSDVLTGLLQGALMAILVVFFVSDFFKPRVDSHKDVDMRHTTLQETPTNGNHFESPN